The bacterium genome segment AATACTAACCAAAGTTATTCCCAAACCTATCTTAAAATTTAATGGGAAATAGACAAATCTCACCTCATGTGTTCCTTCTGGCACAAACACTGCCTTAAAAATATAATTAGCACGATATATCTTTGTTGCCTGACCATTTATAAACGCCTTCCAGCCTGGATAATAGGTTTCACTTATGAATAAAAAGCAATCACAAGGCGAAGATACTTTAATAATAACCTTATTGGGTTGATAATCTATAATTTTTGGATTTTTGATTTTGAATTTTTGGTTTTTAAATTCAATATTTTCTTCCAGGATTATCTCTTTTGCCGGGTCAAAGTCTTTTCTCAACATCCGGCGTAAAATATCGTCCCTATTCTTAATAATTACTACCTGAGACACCAGAAATATCCTTTCAAGACAGGTTGGATTTTCATAGAGCTTTATTTTGCCATCCTTTATTAATCTTAATTTTTCACCGATTAATTTATCTTTACTAATTATATATTTGATATTCAATAAATTAAGTAACTTATGTATTTGTCCATGTTCACCTGTTGAGATAATTCTCATCAAATTATTGTAATCTTTTAAAACTATACACTCATAGCCATTAGCATCAAATACCTTTTTATGAAATAAACACAGATTAGGGATAATAGCCTCATGTGCCAGGGGTAAAATCTCAGGGTCAATTGGTCCCGAGTGATAATTAAAGAAACCTGAAGTCTTTGGTGATAATAATATCCGATAATAACCTTTGATTAACTTTGATACTGTTGGTTTTTGTTGGTAGAAACTCTCTTTCACCATAGGATTCAAATCATCACCAGCAATTAATAAATCGTTTAAAATAAGCAAAACGATGGTTATGGAGAGGAAATTTAAGGTGATAGATTGTCTTTTTGCCAACAAGACTAATAAACTCATCAGGGCTAATAAAATAGTCTGCACAAAAATATTAACTAATGGAAATCTTATCTGAATTAATATCAAGCCAATAAATAAAAGTATTGAAACAACTAAAAATGATTTTATCTTTTTAGACTTAATTAAGTGTTCGTATCCAAATCCAGCTAATAAAGCCCCGGCAAATGTGGCGATGGCAAAAAATTTTACCGGAATCTGCATCAAATTAAACCCCGGAATAAATCTATATAACCATTTATAGAGAGGGAAATACTCTCCTGATGAAAGCAGGATAAAACTAATGAAGATAAAACCCCAAAATAGCCGACCTGAACATATCCCGATAAATATAAGAGAAAGTGGTATTATTCCGAGATAAATTGAGTCAATCAGTCCTTGAATATAGTTAAATATGCCAGCTGAGGTCATCGCGTAGGAAAACATAGGTATAAGTAAATCAACAAGCTCATACGGGGCTAACGACCAACGGCTTGCCTCTTCAAAACTCATTCCTGAGGCCCTATTTGATTGGGAAACTAATTCTAAAAATGGTAATAGTTGGAATGAACTCAAACCCAAAGCAATGAATCCAACAAGGATAATTCGAGGTATCCCTCTATTTTTGAGCAAGGTAAGTGAATACAACAGCAAGATTAACAGAGTGGCAAAGAGAGTAGTTGGTTCTCCAGATAAGAATTGTAGAGTTATTCCTATGCCAGACCAAATTACATATCGTCCCCCTTTGACAAAAAATAACAAGATAAAAGGAATCCAGGTAATTGCCCCAAGGACATTCAATATGTCATACACCGAGATAAAATATCCACTAAAGATATAAACAATCCCGGCTATTAATGAAGATTCCTTACTTTGTCCCCAGTCTTGCATTAAAAAATAGGTAAATAATCCGGCTAAAAATATATGAAGGACAATAAATAATTTTATGCCGAGGTTAATTGGCAGAAAATAGATAATAAATGAAAAAGGATACAAAAGCTGGGATTGGAGAGGGGCTAAAAACGGTATGCCACAAAAAATATAAGGATTCCAGAGGGGGATGATACCTTCTTTTAGACAATGTGAAGTAAAGTATCGGGTTGGATAAAAATA includes the following:
- a CDS encoding YfhO family protein — translated: MKYDKQDLLIILFLAVSIFIFLSTLLLSDFIFYFKDFFRYFYPTRYFTSHCLKEGIIPLWNPYIFCGIPFLAPLQSQLLYPFSFIIYFLPINLGIKLFIVLHIFLAGLFTYFLMQDWGQSKESSLIAGIVYIFSGYFISVYDILNVLGAITWIPFILLFFVKGGRYVIWSGIGITLQFLSGEPTTLFATLLILLLYSLTLLKNRGIPRIILVGFIALGLSSFQLLPFLELVSQSNRASGMSFEEASRWSLAPYELVDLLIPMFSYAMTSAGIFNYIQGLIDSIYLGIIPLSLIFIGICSGRLFWGFIFISFILLSSGEYFPLYKWLYRFIPGFNLMQIPVKFFAIATFAGALLAGFGYEHLIKSKKIKSFLVVSILLFIGLILIQIRFPLVNIFVQTILLALMSLLVLLAKRQSITLNFLSITIVLLILNDLLIAGDDLNPMVKESFYQQKPTVSKLIKGYYRILLSPKTSGFFNYHSGPIDPEILPLAHEAIIPNLCLFHKKVFDANGYECIVLKDYNNLMRIISTGEHGQIHKLLNLLNIKYIISKDKLIGEKLRLIKDGKIKLYENPTCLERIFLVSQVVIIKNRDDILRRMLRKDFDPAKEIILEENIEFKNQKFKIKNPKIIDYQPNKVIIKVSSPCDCFLFISETYYPGWKAFINGQATKIYRANYIFKAVFVPEGTHEVRFVYFPLNFKIGLGITLVSILLLVVYAVTSFQFHQRRCG